The following nucleotide sequence is from Achromobacter spanius.
CCGTGCCCGAGGTGGAAATGTTCGGCGTGCGCGACCCCGAGATTAACGCCTTCGCCATGCCCGGCGGATTCATCGGTGTGAATACCGGCTTGATTGTGTCGTCGGCCAGCGAATCCGAATTGGCCGCTGTGCTGGCGCACGAAATCGGCCACGTCGTGCAGCGCCACATTGCGCGCGGCATGACGCAGCAGAGCCAGAACAGCATGGTGATGCTGGCAAGCCTGGCGGGCGCGCTGCTGGCGGCGTTGGCGGGCGGCGGCGGCGACCTGGCGATGGGCGTGGCGGCGTTTGGTCAGGCGGCGGCAATCAACCGGCAACTGGGTTTTTCGCGCGATGCCGAACGCGAGGCGGATCGCGCCGGCTTCCAGATGCTGACCAAGGCGGGCTACGACGCCGAAGGCATGTCGCAGATGTTCTCGCGCCTGATGAACGCATCGCGCCTGAACGAGGGCGCGGGCGGGGGCTCATGGGCCAGTACCCACCCGTTGTCCATCGAACGTATGTCCGACGTGCAGAACCGCGTGCGCTCGCTGCCGCCCTCGCGCCATATCGATAGTGACGACTTCTGGTACGTGCGCGCCAAGATGCGGGTGGTGCAGGGGCGCGATGCCGTCAGCCTGCGGTCGGCCGGGCAGCAATTGCAGGACGAGGCGCGCGCGCTGTCCGGCGTGCGCCAATCGGCGGCGTATTACGGGCTGGCCTTGCAGGCGTTCCAGCGCAACAACCTGGCCGAAGCGGAGCGGCTTTGGAACCTGGCTACGGCCGGGGGGCGCAATTCCGCTCAACTCGCCAAGCTCAGTGTGGACATCGCGCTGGCCCGAAAGGACTATCCGCGCGCGCTGGAGCTGGCCCAATCGGCCACCAAGCGCTGGCCCGACCAGCGTGCGTTGGGCATGGCCTATGCTCAGGCGCTGCAAAGCAATGGCCGCCATGCCGACGCGCAAGACTATCTGCGCGCGAAGATCAAGCAATGGGGAAGCGACGAACCCGGGCTTTATCAGATGCTGGCGCAAAGCGAAGAGCGCAATGGCAAGCCCGTGCAGGCGCGCCGCGATCTGGCGCGCTTTTATGTGATGACCGGCGCGTTTGCCGCCGCGGAATCGCAGTTGCAGCAGGCGCGCGGGCTGTCCACCGATTTCTACGAGCAATCGCAGATTGATGTGCAGATCAAGGAAGTGAAAGACAAGCTGGCCGAAGAGCGGCAACTGCTGGAACGCTTCAGGTCGGGTTGACGCGCACGCCATGCGCCCGGGGCGAAACGCCGGGCGCGTTTTGCCCGCCCTTGCCTACAAGCCCGTTTCGAAAAAGCGCCCCAGGCGTTGCGGCAGCCAGTTCAGGTGCGCGGGAAAAGCGCCGGTGGGAAACCCGGCATGCCCGCCGTCGCTGGGCTGGTGCAGCAAGATGACCGGCGAGCAGTCTTCCAGCTTGGGCAGCGAAGCGGCGGGGATGAACGGATCGTTGCGCGCATTGAGTACCAGCGTGGGCACCGAAATCTTGGACAGCCAGGGTTTGCTGGACGCGCGGGTCCAGTAATCCAGTGCGTTGCGGAACCCGTGCATGGGCGCGGTGTAGGTGTCATCGAATTCGCGCAGGTCATGCGCGTGCGCGATGCGCATCACGTCAATCGCGCCGGGGAAACGATGCGCCTTTTCCAGCACCTTGTGCTTAAGCGTTTTCAGGAAATGGGCCGAGTACACGCGCCGGTTGAATATGCCGGTGGATAGCGTCTTGCCGCAGGCAACCAGGTCCAGCGGCACCGACACGCCAGCGGCCGCAGTCAGCCACGTCGTATCTTCCTGGTGTTCGCCCAGGTACTTCAGCAGCGCATTGCCGCCCAGCGATACCCCCACCGCATGCCAGCGCGCGTGGGGAAGACGGTCGCGCACCGTATTCAGCAGAAAGCCGACTTCGGCGGAATCGCCGGAATAATACGCCCGGGCCAACCGGTTGGGCACCCCGGAACAGCCGCGGAAATGCGCGATCACCACGATCCAGCCGCGCGCGCGGAAATAGTGGGCGATGGACTGGGCATACCGGCTGTTGCTGCCGCCTTCCAACCCGTGCAGCAGTATCAGCGCGGGCGTGTCGGGCGTCTGGGGCAGCGACTGCCAGTCGGGCGCCGTCATCCAGCGCGCCGCGGCGGTTTTGCCATTGGCGACAGGTCCCTGTCCGCTGACGGGCGCGCCATCGGCGGCTTTGTGCGGAAACAGCCCGGGGCCGGTCCAGTCAAAGTCCACGAAATCAGTGTCGGGCGTGTCCACCCGATCCCGCACGAAAGCGATCCGATGGTATTGCGCGAACAGGGATGCGTAGACCGTCTGGCTGTCGCCTCCGGGCAACCAGGAGGGAACGGGGCAGGGGGACGAATCAAGACGAGCAGCGGCCAACTAAAGATCCACCCGATTCAATGCAGCATGTCGGGTACGTCGTGCAAGTCGAGCACCCCGGCTTCCGTGGGCGCCGAAGACGAATGGTGCATGACCATGCGCCAACCGGTTGGGCCCTTGTGGTAGATGTTTGTCGCGTAGCAGTTTGCGAACTGCATGCCTTCCCGTGTGCGTACGGCCACCTGCTCAACCAGCACATGCACCGCGCACATCATGCTAAGCATGACGAGTGGGCGCAACGGGCGTACGTGCAGCGGGCCGTTGGACAGCACCTGTTGCCAGGATTCCTGCACCGCCGAGTGTCCGACGATGCGCAGGCCGCCAGGGTGGATGCAGATGACTTCTTCGTCGTCGGCCCACACTTGCATCAGACGGACGCTGTCCCCCTGTTCGAGGGCTTCGTAGAATGCGTGTTCAGCTTCTTCGGGGGTGGCAAACATGGCTGCTGTGACGGTGGCGTTGTGCGGCGGGGCGGCGTGCTTAGTGGTGGCCGTGCAGCACGGTGCCTTCTTTCAGGCGATATTGCGCGCCACAGTAGGCGCAGCTGGCCGAGCCGGTGCGGGCAACGTCCAGGAAGACGCGGGGGTGCATGCTCCACAACGGCGCTTTCGGGCCGGGGCAGAAAACGGGCAGGTCTTCTGCGCCGACTTCAATGACTTCGTGAGCGTTGGGGACGGCGGCCGGAGCAGCAGCGGTCATGGATGTTCCTGAAAAAAAACCGATAAACGGCAGGTTGGGGCAATATGCGGCCGGCCTGCGGCCGCTCGCGCGAATGAAGGATCAGAATCGCATCTTACTTAGCCAGTGATGGTACTTCGGGACGCGGCCATTCACCATTGTCGATTTCGGCATGTGCCAGCCCGCTACCAGCCAAGAAATTCCAGGCGCGTATTGTATCAAGCAGCGGGGTTACAATATCGGCCTATTCGCGCACCGCCGTGGTGCCATTCGGCCCACGCAACCCGTAAGAGTTCCCATGTCGTCCTGTCCGAATCGCCAGGGGTCAGCCGTTGTCCTCTGAATCTGCGTTTCCTGAGTCTGAAGATCCCGGCGCGGTTCGCCAGCAACGTCTGAGCGCGTTTCGTGCTGGCGTCCATGCCATCGTGCCCGCGCTGATCGCCACGGCGACCTGGGGTCTGGTGACCGGGGTGGCCATGGTCAAGTCCGGCCTGACCGAATCCATGGCCCTGGCCATGACCTTGTTGCTGTATGCCGGCTCGGCCCAACTGACTTCACTTCCGCTGATTGCCACCGGTGCGCCGCTGTGGCTGATTTTTGCGGCCGGCTTCGTCGTGAACCTGCGCTTCATCATCTTCGGCGCGGCCTTGCAACCGTATTTCCGCCACCTGTCCTGGCCCAAGCGCCTGGGGCTGGGCTATTTCACCACCGACATGGGCTTCGTGCTGTTCATGCCGCGCTTTGGAGATTCGGCCGAACGCGGCACCCGCGAACAACTGTGGTTCTTCCTGGGCACGATTGTGCCGGGCTGGCTGGTCTGGCAGTCGTCTTCGATCGTGGGTATCTATCTGGGCACCATGGTGCCCACCGGCTGGTCGCTGGACTTCGCCGCGGTGCTGGCGTTGCTGGCAATCACCGTGCCTCTTGCCAGCTCCAAGCCGATGCTGGTGTCCATGCTGGCTGCCGGCGTGGTGGCCTGGACGGGCCAGGTGCTGCCGTTGCGGCTGGGCCTGGCGGCGGCCGTCGTGGCCGGTGTGGTGGCGGGCATGTGGGCCGAACGATTCTTCAAGGCGCGTCCATGACTCTCTGGCCCTCCGAGATCTACGTCTATTCGGCCATCCTGTTGCTGGCCTTGTGCAGCGTACTGACCCGCGCCGGCTTCATGCTGTTCGGCGACTACATTCCTTTGCCCGATGGCGTGCGTCGGGCATTGCGCTATGCGCCCGCTGCCGCGCTGACCGCCATCGTCGTGCCTGACCTGCTGCCTTGGAAGGCGGGTCTGGGGCCGGTATTCGACTACAAATTGGTGGCCGGCCTGGTCGCCATCATGGTTTTCTTGCGTACCCGCAGCGCCGTGCTGGTGATCGTGGCGGGCATGCTGGTGTTGTGGGGGTTGCGCTGGCTGGCCGGCTGATGTCCGGCCCTCAATCATGATTAGTCCATCTGGTGGACACTCCAAATCGCCTGGGAGCGGGCGCGCCCGTTGCTTGGCGCGGCTTGGGCCGCCGCCCGAAACCACGGTTTGACGTTGTGGTAAGGCGCCTGCGCTAAAATCCCTCGTATCCACAGCAATCCGGGCCTGGTACTGCCCTCATAAGTATCGAATCCAGAATGCGCCCGCTGGCCTGCAAGGCAGGGTGCCGATTGCCCGCGAAGCCCTATCCGCTTCGCGGCGATTTGCGTGCCGTCGCAACGCGACCACGTGTATTTAGATTGCCCCGATGCGTATGTAGTGCAGTGCATGTAGCACTCTCGTTTTGTTCTTTTTCACTGGTCCCGGTATCTGCCAAACCCTGATGACTGAATCCACTCAATCCGTAGCACCCACCGCCGACGCGCCCGCGCCGACGTTTGCCGATTTTGGACTGCACCCGCTGTTGTTGCAGTCCATCGCCGAAACCGGCTACACCATTCCGACGCCCATTCAGGCGCAAGCCATCCCTGTGGTGGTGGAAGGGCGCGACGTCATGGGCGCCGCCCAGACCGGCACCGGCAAAACGGCCGCGTTCACCGTACCCATCCTGCATCGCCTGATGCCCCTGGCCAACACCAGCGCGTCGCCCGCGCGGCACCCGGTGCGGGCGCTGATCCTCACGCCCACGCGTGAATTGGCCGACCAGGTATTCGAAAGCGTCAAGCGCTACAGCAAGCAAACACCGCTGCGTTCGGCCGTGGTGTTTGGTGGGGTGGATATTGGTCCGCAGAAAGAAGCGCTGCGCCGTGGCTGCGAAATCCTGGTGGCTACGCCCGGCCGCTTGCTCGATCACGTTGAACAAAAGAACGTGAACCTGAGCCAGGTCGGCATCCTGGTGCTGGACGAAGCGGACCGCATGCTGGACATGGGGTTCTTGCCGGATCTGGAACGCATCATCCGCCTGTTGCCCGCACAGCGTCAGGGCCTGCTGTTCTCGGCCACCTTCAGCAACGAAATCCGCAAGCTGGGCCGTTCGTATCTGAACCAGCCGGTTGAAATTGAAGTCGCGGCGCGCAACGCCACGGCCACGACCATCACGCAGATCGCCTACAAGATGCCCAGTGACGCCAAGCGCGCCGCGGTCGTGCATCTGGTGAAGTCGCGCGGGCTGAAACAGGTCATCGTTTTCTCGAACACCAAGATCGGCACGGCGCGCCTTGCCCGCGAACTTGAACGCGATGGCGTCAAGGCCGAATCGATCCACGGCGACAAAACCCAGGCGGACCGCATGAAGGCGCTGGAAGCCTTCAAAGCAGGCGATCTGGAAGTGCTGGTCGCCACCGACGTTGCCGCGCGTGGCCTGGACGTGGCCGGGGTGCCGTGCGTCATCAACTACGACTTGCCGTACAACGCCGAAGACTACGTGCACCGCATCGGCCGTACCGGCCGCGCGGGCGCCTCGGGCGAAGCCATTGCGCTGTTCACGCCCGATGAAGAACGGTTTTTGCTCGACATCGAAAAGCTGATCAAGCGCGAAGTGCCGCGCGGCACGCTCGACCTGCCGGCAGATGCCGTGGCGCGCAGCCACCGACGCAGCGAAGAGCGCTCGGGTTCGTCCTCGCGCGAAGGCCGCGAAGGCGGTCGTGAAAGCCGTGGCGACCGCGGTAGCCGTTCGTCGGATCGCCGTTCGGGCTACACCTCCAGCGGCCCCCGTCAGCCGGTGGACGATTTTTTCCTGAAGCCTTACGAGCCTTCGCCCTCGGCCACGCCCGCCGAAGAGCAGGCGCCCAAGAACGACAGTGGTTCGACTGCGCCCAAGCGCCAAGTGGCGGTACTGCTGGGCGGTTCGCGCAAGAACTGATCGCCAGCCACGACGCATGAAAAAACCCGCAACGCCCAACCATGGGCCTTGCGGGTTTTTCTATGTCGCGCGGGAATCAGGCCGCCAGCAGCTTGGGCAAGTCGGGTAGCTCGGTGTTGACCGCCGGGCTGTCTGCGTTCACGCTTTCAAGCAGCCGTTCCAGATGCCCGATATGCGGCAGCATGGGGCCGTAGAACACGACGCGCGATCCAATCCGCACGAGCAGCGTGGGGAAGTTCTCGACGTCTACGTCACCCAGCAGTTCGGCGTGGTCTTCGATGTCGATCCAGGCAAAGACATGCTGTGGCAGTGCGTCGGCCAGGGCTTCGAGCTTGGGCTTGTATTGCTCGCAGGTATCGCACCATGCCGCACAAAAACAGGCGACCAGCCAGGATTCAGGAGTGGTGCCAAGCCGAGTGCGCAGGGTGGTCAGGTCGGTGCCGGGTACGAGTAGAGACATGTGAGCAGATCGAGGCGTGTTTGACTATCATACCCGGGATGTCCACCCCCTTTTGCCAGCTTCCATGACTGCTTTGCGCACTGATACCGCCCCTCCCGGCAATGGCCGATACTCTGGCGCGGGCAGCGGCGCCGTCAGCGTCGGCCAGGCGTTCAAGCGCGCCCTGGTGTCCCAATGCCACCCGACGATGCTGTTCGCGGTGCTGCTTCCTTTCCTGATTGCGCTGGTTGGCGCGTTCCTGCTGCTGTACCTATTCTGGACGCCGTTGACGGACTGGTTGCGTGCCGAGGTATCGCACTGGGACATGGTCAATCGAGCCGACGAATGGATGATCGCCATGGGCTTGTTTTCGCTCAAGATCTATCTCATTCCCGTCATTGCCGCAGCCATCTTGTTGCCCGTGTCCGGCATTCTGGGCCTGGCGATCGCGGCGGTGTTCGTGATGCCGCTGGTGTTGCGCCATGTGGGGCAGCGCGAATACGCCACCGTGACACGA
It contains:
- a CDS encoding AzlD domain-containing protein, which translates into the protein MTLWPSEIYVYSAILLLALCSVLTRAGFMLFGDYIPLPDGVRRALRYAPAAALTAIVVPDLLPWKAGLGPVFDYKLVAGLVAIMVFLRTRSAVLVIVAGMLVLWGLRWLAG
- a CDS encoding zinc-finger domain-containing protein, whose translation is MTAAAPAAVPNAHEVIEVGAEDLPVFCPGPKAPLWSMHPRVFLDVARTGSASCAYCGAQYRLKEGTVLHGHH
- a CDS encoding YybH family protein, translating into MFATPEEAEHAFYEALEQGDSVRLMQVWADDEEVICIHPGGLRIVGHSAVQESWQQVLSNGPLHVRPLRPLVMLSMMCAVHVLVEQVAVRTREGMQFANCYATNIYHKGPTGWRMVMHHSSSAPTEAGVLDLHDVPDMLH
- a CDS encoding DEAD/DEAH box helicase; protein product: MTESTQSVAPTADAPAPTFADFGLHPLLLQSIAETGYTIPTPIQAQAIPVVVEGRDVMGAAQTGTGKTAAFTVPILHRLMPLANTSASPARHPVRALILTPTRELADQVFESVKRYSKQTPLRSAVVFGGVDIGPQKEALRRGCEILVATPGRLLDHVEQKNVNLSQVGILVLDEADRMLDMGFLPDLERIIRLLPAQRQGLLFSATFSNEIRKLGRSYLNQPVEIEVAARNATATTITQIAYKMPSDAKRAAVVHLVKSRGLKQVIVFSNTKIGTARLARELERDGVKAESIHGDKTQADRMKALEAFKAGDLEVLVATDVAARGLDVAGVPCVINYDLPYNAEDYVHRIGRTGRAGASGEAIALFTPDEERFLLDIEKLIKREVPRGTLDLPADAVARSHRRSEERSGSSSREGREGGRESRGDRGSRSSDRRSGYTSSGPRQPVDDFFLKPYEPSPSATPAEEQAPKNDSGSTAPKRQVAVLLGGSRKN
- a CDS encoding M48 family metalloprotease, yielding MNRRKMPSICAIAKRSAILGLSAALIAPSIPVAAWAQPVGLPSMGAASAAELSPMLERSLGEAIMSQGRRDPTYVDDPELSQYLTTMGRKLAAFAPGAVPEVEMFGVRDPEINAFAMPGGFIGVNTGLIVSSASESELAAVLAHEIGHVVQRHIARGMTQQSQNSMVMLASLAGALLAALAGGGGDLAMGVAAFGQAAAINRQLGFSRDAEREADRAGFQMLTKAGYDAEGMSQMFSRLMNASRLNEGAGGGSWASTHPLSIERMSDVQNRVRSLPPSRHIDSDDFWYVRAKMRVVQGRDAVSLRSAGQQLQDEARALSGVRQSAAYYGLALQAFQRNNLAEAERLWNLATAGGRNSAQLAKLSVDIALARKDYPRALELAQSATKRWPDQRALGMAYAQALQSNGRHADAQDYLRAKIKQWGSDEPGLYQMLAQSEERNGKPVQARRDLARFYVMTGAFAAAESQLQQARGLSTDFYEQSQIDVQIKEVKDKLAEERQLLERFRSG
- a CDS encoding EI24 domain-containing protein, whose product is MTALRTDTAPPGNGRYSGAGSGAVSVGQAFKRALVSQCHPTMLFAVLLPFLIALVGAFLLLYLFWTPLTDWLRAEVSHWDMVNRADEWMIAMGLFSLKIYLIPVIAAAILLPVSGILGLAIAAVFVMPLVLRHVGQREYATVTRRGKFSTAVSVWNAVWVSAAFAVGWVLTLPLWLVPPMAVILSIFWWAFAFSRMMRVDAIVEHASPEERKLILDRNNRGFWTIGLICSLLNLLPPAWIILPVFSALVYAHYGLDALKRLRQDNVIDV
- a CDS encoding YheT family hydrolase produces the protein MAAARLDSSPCPVPSWLPGGDSQTVYASLFAQYHRIAFVRDRVDTPDTDFVDFDWTGPGLFPHKAADGAPVSGQGPVANGKTAAARWMTAPDWQSLPQTPDTPALILLHGLEGGSNSRYAQSIAHYFRARGWIVVIAHFRGCSGVPNRLARAYYSGDSAEVGFLLNTVRDRLPHARWHAVGVSLGGNALLKYLGEHQEDTTWLTAAAGVSVPLDLVACGKTLSTGIFNRRVYSAHFLKTLKHKVLEKAHRFPGAIDVMRIAHAHDLREFDDTYTAPMHGFRNALDYWTRASSKPWLSKISVPTLVLNARNDPFIPAASLPKLEDCSPVILLHQPSDGGHAGFPTGAFPAHLNWLPQRLGRFFETGL
- a CDS encoding AzlC family ABC transporter permease, which translates into the protein MSSESAFPESEDPGAVRQQRLSAFRAGVHAIVPALIATATWGLVTGVAMVKSGLTESMALAMTLLLYAGSAQLTSLPLIATGAPLWLIFAAGFVVNLRFIIFGAALQPYFRHLSWPKRLGLGYFTTDMGFVLFMPRFGDSAERGTREQLWFFLGTIVPGWLVWQSSSIVGIYLGTMVPTGWSLDFAAVLALLAITVPLASSKPMLVSMLAAGVVAWTGQVLPLRLGLAAAVVAGVVAGMWAERFFKARP
- a CDS encoding thioredoxin family protein, producing the protein MSLLVPGTDLTTLRTRLGTTPESWLVACFCAAWCDTCEQYKPKLEALADALPQHVFAWIDIEDHAELLGDVDVENFPTLLVRIGSRVVFYGPMLPHIGHLERLLESVNADSPAVNTELPDLPKLLAA